AATTTGTAAAAGATTACCACAGAAATCATGGACTTATTTATCTTGTTCTCGCAGGTGATTATGAGAATCTCGGTGCGAGAATGGTCCCGGTCAAAGTCGGAACAAGTTACTCCGAAAACGCTTCGTGCGATATGTATTTTTCTGATGTTGTCCCTTATTCATCGGACTGGGATGCCAATGGAAACCTTCTTTACGGAGAACTTTCCGTCGACGGGTGCGACTGGTTCAGTGATGTCTATGTGGGCAGATTTCCTGTAACCGAACCTTACCAAGTGTTGAAGTATATTGATAAAGTTTTAACATACGAGATGTATCCGCCACATGGTTTTCTGGAAAAGTCTCTTCAAGGAGGCGGTTTGCTTTGGCCCAGCTATAATCATTACGGTAGTATTTTGTGTGATTCGATAGCCGATAACTGTCTCCCCCCGAATTGGTCTCACACTAAAATGTACGAATCCTTTTATTTTCATCCCAACGGTTTCAGCGATTCTCTGAGCAGAGGTTACGGCTGGTGTCATATCGCTTCTCACGGCAACGAAAACGGAACATACTGGCACAACAGCCCAAACGATATGATGACGAAATTAATGGCGGACGCACTGACGAACGGCATGAAAATCGGGGTTGTTCATTCCATAGCCTGCGAAGCAGGATGGTTCGATCAGAAAGACTGTCTCGCCGAGCATTTGTTCAACTCACCTAACGGTGGGGCGGTCGCGGGGATTTTCAATTCGAGATACGGTTGGGGACAAGCGCCCGGTTTAGGCAGTTCTGATTGGTTAAGCCTATGGACGGCCGATGCGGTTTACAGACTGGATCTGAAAAATATCGGTAGAGCGCTGTCTATTGCAAAAGATAAAATAGTATTCGGCATTAACTCAAATCCCATGACCGATATGGATCATTGGTCGATGGTGGAACTAAATCTTTTCGGAGACCCTCAGACGCAGATATATTCCCGTGAACCTACAGCTATGACAGTAAATCATTCTCCGAGACTCAATCAAGGCAATTACAATTTCATTGTTTCGGTTTTTTCCGGAAAACAACCTCTGGTTAACGCATCGTGCTGCCTTTCGAGGCATCAAAGCTCTGAAATCTGGTTTGAGGCGAAGACCGGCACAGACGGATTTGCAAACATTGCCTATTCTATTGCGGACAATTCACCGGTAGTGTTCACTGTTTATACTCCGGATCATTTATTCTATAGAGAGACTCTGCAGATTTCTTTAAACGAACCCTACGTAGTGATGGCGTATATTGATACAATCTGTGGAGGACAAGAAAACGGGCAGTTAAGTCCAGGAATGAGCTACGAAATGTATGTTGCAGCAGCAAATTGGGGTATTTCGAAGGCCACGGGAGTCCAAGCGTTTTTGGCGACTGACGACTCTGGAATCGCTCTGATGGCAGACACATTGTTTTTCGGGGATATCAATCCCTATGACACTATTATATCCACCGATCCCCTCGGATTCACATTAGCATACGGATTGCTTGATGACCATAAAATACCGCTGGATTTTGTATGTTTCGATGATTCAGGAAGAATTTGGACGACTTCATTTTTTCTCGAAGTGAACTCGGAAAACCTGAAAGTAGTGAATTGCTACGGACCTTCTGTGATTATGCCGGGCAATGATTTTAATGTTTCAGTGTCGATAGAAAATTCAGGAAGCGGAACTGCAGATCAGATTCAGATGCAACTCAGGAAAGTCGGAAACGAAAGTTTTTTTTCTTTTGCCGACTCTGTTGAAATAGTAAATACTATCCCTCCAAATTCAACTATGAGGTTTGACGATGCTTTCGAAATATCAGTTTCAGCATCTTGCTCGATGTCTCATTATTGCGAGTTCGAATTACGCCAACAGGCGGCAGACTCTAATGTGTTTTATGACACTTTTACTCTCGCGGTAGGATCCGTCGTTTTCGAAGAGAATTTCGATTCAGAGGTGCATTGGGCTTATTCAGGATCGACTGCATGGAACGTCACTA
This is a stretch of genomic DNA from candidate division WOR-3 bacterium. It encodes these proteins:
- a CDS encoding T9SS type A sorting domain-containing protein — encoded protein: MHSYDDVSVEKEGIYSLVSIVGGRIMRTGGVPSLPTVKVMYSIPAASELTQVKITDEEWIPLGTHRIFPAQNPCPYGFADDFQSEDTSIYSADKYYPETILENFFTGNKSGFMLGCVCFCPFRYNPVTGDLQLLASAKVTVKYNEGTSEAVFLAAEQIRIFGEDVKSLVANPEDVRTNSPQEKFSVNGYYEYVIIAPEYLSPYFEELLRWKTEKGVRAGLFTKEWITSTYPGRDDLEKMREFVKDYHRNHGLIYLVLAGDYENLGARMVPVKVGTSYSENASCDMYFSDVVPYSSDWDANGNLLYGELSVDGCDWFSDVYVGRFPVTEPYQVLKYIDKVLTYEMYPPHGFLEKSLQGGGLLWPSYNHYGSILCDSIADNCLPPNWSHTKMYESFYFHPNGFSDSLSRGYGWCHIASHGNENGTYWHNSPNDMMTKLMADALTNGMKIGVVHSIACEAGWFDQKDCLAEHLFNSPNGGAVAGIFNSRYGWGQAPGLGSSDWLSLWTADAVYRLDLKNIGRALSIAKDKIVFGINSNPMTDMDHWSMVELNLFGDPQTQIYSREPTAMTVNHSPRLNQGNYNFIVSVFSGKQPLVNASCCLSRHQSSEIWFEAKTGTDGFANIAYSIADNSPVVFTVYTPDHLFYRETLQISLNEPYVVMAYIDTICGGQENGQLSPGMSYEMYVAAANWGISKATGVQAFLATDDSGIALMADTLFFGDINPYDTIISTDPLGFTLAYGLLDDHKIPLDFVCFDDSGRIWTTSFFLEVNSENLKVVNCYGPSVIMPGNDFNVSVSIENSGSGTADQIQMQLRKVGNESFFSFADSVEIVNTIPPNSTMRFDDAFEISVSASCSMSHYCEFELRQQAADSNVFYDTFTLAVGSVVFEENFDSEVHWAYSGSTAWNVTTRKWHSPLKSMYCGNSLGYYENGVNDSRVISKDIFCTSNSVLSFWHLYRIQNEYDGCRIEFSTDGGGSWFPLFPEEGYTGVSSGFGGYNFGDSFYTGSHYVWAMQNAIVPVQGYMKFAWRFGSDSTINDIGYFFDDVSLKLHSGTSVGEQTRSPRISETDFSILNVYPNPSGGRFFIKFSVPFVTHVKLAVFDATGRIVSELIDEVLEEGIYSANWDGRDERGRMVSSGTYFYFFNANGLNTTGKFVLLR